The Paenibacillus mucilaginosus 3016 genome includes the window CGAAAGACCGGGACTGATTTTTTCGTTTATTTATAAACACCGCTTCCAGTACCGTGTCGAGAAGATGTGCTCCGTTTTACAAGTATCCAGAAGCGGCTATTACAAGTGGGTAAAACACAAGCCTAGTAAACGGGAAAAGCACCGGATGTGGCTGAAAAAACGCATCCGGCATCACTTTTACCGTTTGAAGAAGCGCCCGGGCAGCCCCGTGATTACTGCGATTCTGCGAGAGGAAGACGGTTGTGCTGTCTCCTCAAAAACGGTCAGTCGCCTTATGAAAGAGATGGGTCTTAAGTCGATTACGGTTGGAAAATACAAAGCAACGACCAATTCCAACCACAACATGCCTGTTCATGACAATATCCTAAATCAGCAGTTTAAAGTGGAGGCACCCAACAAGGTCTGGGTAACAGATATTACTTATGTCGCCACTGGCGAAGGCTGGCTATACTTAGCCAGTGTGATGGACTTATATTCACGTAAAATCGTGGGCTGGGCTACAGGCGCGCGGATGACTAGGGAGCTCGTGATCGAAGCCCTGGAGCTTGCTTACAAGCGTCAGAAACCGGCCCCTGGCTTGATCCACCACTCCGACCGCGGATCTCAGTATGCAAGCAGTGATTACCAAGAACGGCTGGCAGACTACTTCATGACCGGCAGCATGAGTCGAAAAGGGAACTGCTATGACAATGCGTGTATCGAGTCTTTTCACAGTACATTGAAAAAAGAGCTTGTGTACCAAACCAAGTTTAAAACTCGTAAACAAGCAACCGATGAACTCTATAATTACATCGAGTTTTACTACAACCGAACACGGCGCCACTCCACTTTGGGTTATAAAACGCCTCATCGCTTTGAACAGATGTACCATGAACAAAGAGCAGCTTAGCGTTAAAGGGTTCCTTCATTTTTGTGTCTACTTTATTGACAGAAGTCCAAATCTCCCCTAAATCGGGGAAAGGGAGCGAATAAGGCATCTCAGTTCCTCTATTTCCTGCCGATGCCCCTGGAATCGGCGAATAGCGCATCACAGTTCCTCTATTCGAAAAAATAGCTCAACAGCCCTCGTACCTGGAGGGCTGATAACGAAATGCTGCGAACAGGCTTTGCTCTTGACAGGACATTCCAGGACATTCAATTACCGCAGCTGCTCAGCCGGATCTTCGGCGAGCGTACCCTCATCCAGGCCACGCTCAGCCAGGTGAGGGGCACGGACCCGACCGGGCGCAGCTGCACCAAAGTTACGGTCAAACCGGTGGAACTGAAGGGCGCGCTGCTCTACCGGTTCAGCTCCTTTTGCGGCCCGAAGGTTCCCCATGAGAAGGCAGAACTAGAGCCGGCGAAAGCCGAGGAGAAGCTTGGCGTCATGCTGGCCGAGCAGTTCCGCCAAGGGCTGCTGCAGACGGGCGAGGCCGACTACCAGGTGCTCGTCAGCAAGAAGGGCCTGGTTCTGTCACAAGAGAGCTGGGAAGTGGAAGGGCAGCAGCTGCTGGAGCTGGGAGGCAGCCATATCACCCAAGTCGGCGAGAGGGAGGGCTGCGTATTTCTTTTCGTTACTCCTTCTGACGTGCAGTTCAGTCTGGATGACGAAGAGAAGAAGACGGATTATATGTCGATGTCCGATGACTTGGGGGCGATAAAAAGCTCCTTCGCCGTACATTGAACTTATCCCAACGAATGAAGGTGGGTCTGATCGACGCGCCAACGAATAAGATCCGGGACAGCTGGAACGAATGGTCCGACACCTGGTACCGGCGCTGCCGTACGGAGGAAGCCATAGCGAAACTCATCGCTGCGCCTTCCTCGGCTTTTCACCCGACGACATATCAGCGTCACGAATGGCGAGGAACGGGTATCGGAACAGGAGCTCGAGAGCTGCCGTGATTGGAAGGGGAATCCGTCGGCGGCTCTTCTCAATAGTTGTCCGTAGGAGGGGCCGTGAAAGGGTAGAACAGACGACTCAGCCCATATTTGGAAAATTGCGACAAAAGGACGCCTTCGCCTCGACACAAACGGACAAGCTATTTGCCTCAAACCTGATATACTCCTATGAAAGCCGCTGCAAGCGGTTTATTCCAGCACAGGGAGGAACAGAATTTGAGAACAAAGGTCGCTGCTGCCGTAAGTTCGCTGCTGGTTGCCACCAGCCTGCTTGCCGGAGTCGGGTATTCCAAACCGGCCGCCCCGGTATCCCAGAAACATACCTATGTGATCGCGTTTCAGTCTTCGCTTCCCGCAAACTATGAATCGATTGTAACGAAAGCAGGCGGCAAAGTGCTGCGGGCCCTGCCGGAACTCGGCGGCCTTGAAGTGGAATCCGACCGCCCGGACTTTCTGTCGAATCTCAGCGGCGTCTCCGGCATCCGGGCGGCCAACCGCGAAATGGTGCATAAGCTCGATCCGGACCCCGCCGGTGCGGACGGCCTGCCGGTGACCGATATCCCGCAGAACGCCGAAACGTACTGGCCGTATCAATGGGACATCCAGCGGGTTACGAATAACGGCGCTTCCTATAAGCTGGAGACCGGCGGAACGAAGCATGCGGACGGGACGGTCAGGCACAAAGCGGTAGTCGGCGTGATCGATTCGGGCATCGACGCGAACCACCCGGACCTCAAGGCGAACTTCCTCGGCGGCATGAACTTTGTTCCGGCCGGGGTCGATGCCAGCGAGAAGGGCGACCCGAACGATATCCGGGACCGCGACGGTCACGGAACCCATGTGGCCGGCTCCATAGCGGCCAACGGCAAGGTGAAGGGCGTCGGTCCGGATCTCGGGATCCGCTCGTACCGCGTATTCGCCGCGGAAGGCGGAGCCCCCACTTCCTGGATCGCTGCAGCCATCGTGCAAGCGGCCAACGACAAGGTGGACGTCATCAACATGTCGATCGGCGGCTTTGACGGGATCGCACGTTACACCTACGAAGGGCTCAAGTACAGCGACGTGGCGGACATGCTTCTCTGGAAGCGGGCGGTGCAGTATGCCGTAAGCCGCAATGTGACGGTGGTAGCCGCCGCCGGCAACGAGGAGCTGAACCTGAATGATGCGCATGCCGTCGTGGACTATATGAACCAATCGTACGGAGAGCTGGGCTTCACCTTCAAGAGCGCCGTGAGAGAAGTGCCGGGGACGCTTCCGGGCGTCATCAACGTCTCCTCTTCGAACCAATGGTCCACAGATCACATTGCGTTCTACTCCAATTACGGCAGCACGATTGACGTGGCCGCCCCTGGCGGTGACAACGGTCCGGTCTACGATGCAAGCCGCAATCTGGACGAGCGCGATTTCCATTACCGTACGCTAAGCACCTGGCCGACGTACCTCGAGCCTTACTTCACTTCGAACCTTTCCGGCTATGCGCTGCTGCACGGCACTTCGATGGCCGCCCCGAAGGTGGCGGGCATTGCGGGTGTGATCAAGGCCGCGCATCCGGAGTACACGCCGGCCCAGGTGCAGTCGCTCATCAAGCAGACGGCCGTGGATCTCGGCAAATCGGGTCAGGACCCTCTGTTCGGCACCGGGGAAGCGAATATCTATAAGGCGCTGAGCCGGTAAGGAGTGAGAGAAGCAAGAGT containing:
- a CDS encoding S8 family serine peptidase — its product is MRTKVAAAVSSLLVATSLLAGVGYSKPAAPVSQKHTYVIAFQSSLPANYESIVTKAGGKVLRALPELGGLEVESDRPDFLSNLSGVSGIRAANREMVHKLDPDPAGADGLPVTDIPQNAETYWPYQWDIQRVTNNGASYKLETGGTKHADGTVRHKAVVGVIDSGIDANHPDLKANFLGGMNFVPAGVDASEKGDPNDIRDRDGHGTHVAGSIAANGKVKGVGPDLGIRSYRVFAAEGGAPTSWIAAAIVQAANDKVDVINMSIGGFDGIARYTYEGLKYSDVADMLLWKRAVQYAVSRNVTVVAAAGNEELNLNDAHAVVDYMNQSYGELGFTFKSAVREVPGTLPGVINVSSSNQWSTDHIAFYSNYGSTIDVAAPGGDNGPVYDASRNLDERDFHYRTLSTWPTYLEPYFTSNLSGYALLHGTSMAAPKVAGIAGVIKAAHPEYTPAQVQSLIKQTAVDLGKSGQDPLFGTGEANIYKALSR
- a CDS encoding IS3 family transposase, which produces MYKHRFQYRVEKMCSVLQVSRSGYYKWVKHKPSKREKHRMWLKKRIRHHFYRLKKRPGSPVITAILREEDGCAVSSKTVSRLMKEMGLKSITVGKYKATTNSNHNMPVHDNILNQQFKVEAPNKVWVTDITYVATGEGWLYLASVMDLYSRKIVGWATGARMTRELVIEALELAYKRQKPAPGLIHHSDRGSQYASSDYQERLADYFMTGSMSRKGNCYDNACIESFHSTLKKELVYQTKFKTRKQATDELYNYIEFYYNRTRRHSTLGYKTPHRFEQMYHEQRAA